The Longimicrobium sp. genome contains the following window.
GCCGCGACTCCCCGAAAAAGGAGGTTGGAGGACCTGCCGCAGAGGGCGAACTGGTTGTCGCTCGGAAACTTGCAAAGCTATCCCCGCCGCCCGCCCCCTGTCAACCGCCCGCGCCCGTGAAAAGCGGAATGCGAGGAACGGCGCGGAGGCCGCCCTCGCTGTCGACGGGATGGTCTGGTAAACCGATATCGGGCAAGAAGATCCGCAAACAGACGAAGTGCGAAAGTGCGAGAGTGCGAAAGTGCGAAAGTGGAGGGGGCGCGGCTTGGCGTTCGGAGTGTTAGTTTTGCGGTCCACCCACTTCGGAGAGTCTATGAGGATCGCGAGATTCGAAGACCTGTCGGTCTGGCGCAAGGCGAAGGAGTTGTCCCTGTCGGTCTACCGTGTCACCGGGACCGGCACATTCGCGCGCGACTTCGCCCTGCGCGACCTGATCCGCCGAGCATCGGTTTCGGTGATGTCGAACGTCGCCGAGGGATTCGAGCGCTACGGCCGCAACGAGTTCGGACGCTTTCTCTCGATCGCGCGCGGCTCCGCCTCAGAGGTTCGCAGCCAGCTCCACCTCGCGCGCGACCTGGGCTACCTGACGGCTGCGGACTTCGACGTTCTGTACGAGCTCTGTCTCGAAATCAGCAGGATGTTGGCTTCCCTGCACTCCTCATCCCGCAATTGAGGCTGTTCACTCTCGCACTCTCGCACTC
Protein-coding sequences here:
- a CDS encoding four helix bundle protein produces the protein MRIARFEDLSVWRKAKELSLSVYRVTGTGTFARDFALRDLIRRASVSVMSNVAEGFERYGRNEFGRFLSIARGSASEVRSQLHLARDLGYLTAADFDVLYELCLEISRMLASLHSSSRN